A segment of the Streptomyces sp. Tu 2975 genome:
CTGGCGTCCGCCGGTGAGGAAGAACGTGTACAGGTGGTAGGCGTGCAGACTGTCGGACGCCGCCCGGTGCAGCCGGGTCCCGGCGACCGGGGCGATGGCCTCGTCCAAGCGCTGCGCGATCTGCCGGCGCCGGGCCACGAACCGCTCCAGCGACGCCAGTTGGACCACGCCCACCGCCGCGGCCGCCTCCGACATGGTCGCGTTCGTGCCCGCCCGCGGATCCCGACGGCCCGGTGACGGTACACACTGTCCGCGAACTTCATCCACGGCAGCAGCGCCGGGGCGTCCGCCCGAGAGGTGTCCGGCAGCGCCGCGTACACGCCGTCGGCCTCGTTGTCGCGGATCCGTCCACCCGCTGCGCCCACTCGTCACGCGCCAGGGTGATCATGCCGCC
Coding sequences within it:
- a CDS encoding DegT/DnrJ/EryC1/StrS family aminotransferase — translated: MSEAAAAVGVVQLASLERFVARRRQIAQRLDEAIAPVAGTRLHRAASDSLHAYHLYTFFLTGGRQVRERFVRALDRLGVEVQLRYFPSTCRPSGGCAATARASARRPNASGSRST